In Nocardioides sp. InS609-2, a single genomic region encodes these proteins:
- a CDS encoding RNA-directed DNA polymerase produces the protein MEISSLDVEATVHAGAPWVLSRDLPDPVGWADFGYSPDLTANLINERRSRGVIVSAAHAFPLPKGLAPTNRWLASVDALDELAYRVITGRLAQNVDSALGGEVLSYRLLSGGPGWTVRDFRYGVSARRNRLRDAMANSGFGGLGTLDVKDYYPSIQLEPLRSVLDGIGVTSAVADPLIEILRSWQSEWDVRGVPVGPESSGLLGNIMLISVDKIVADACDPFTRVTDDYLMSIGSNEFPPLVEAVTRELARLSLELNESKVRHFVTRDDAGLRLFDREIEDLVIALRDDGDRGVERVREAFETEARAELPNESRLRWCLKVLCNRGDPFALRLVEESPTIARIDPKGFGAYFSRLVGDKKIDLDWLVSLAVQDATPGSAAIQLQALLACSKARISKALAVPLEEVALHSGDWVPLRCAYVEAWAASEAGKLGHAVEAAIAVGTPQHRRALILSVRRWRPSTKRTAGLTKLRAVAPEALPAIEWISDGCPRLAA, from the coding sequence ATGGAGATTTCGAGCCTGGATGTGGAGGCGACCGTGCACGCCGGCGCTCCGTGGGTCCTGTCTCGCGACCTTCCTGACCCGGTCGGATGGGCAGACTTTGGCTATTCTCCCGACCTGACGGCGAACCTCATCAACGAGCGTCGGAGTAGGGGAGTGATCGTCTCTGCGGCCCATGCATTCCCGTTGCCCAAGGGCCTAGCGCCGACAAACCGTTGGTTGGCAAGTGTCGACGCCCTCGACGAACTCGCCTACCGAGTAATCACAGGACGCCTTGCGCAGAACGTGGACTCGGCACTGGGAGGCGAGGTGCTGAGCTACCGCTTGCTAAGCGGAGGTCCCGGCTGGACTGTAAGAGACTTCCGATACGGAGTGTCGGCTCGGCGTAATCGTCTCCGTGATGCGATGGCGAACTCGGGTTTCGGGGGGCTCGGGACACTGGACGTCAAGGACTACTACCCATCGATTCAGCTAGAGCCCCTTCGCTCCGTTCTTGATGGCATCGGCGTAACGAGTGCTGTCGCCGATCCGCTCATCGAAATTCTTCGATCCTGGCAGAGTGAGTGGGACGTACGTGGTGTACCCGTTGGCCCGGAGTCGTCTGGCCTGTTGGGCAACATCATGCTCATTTCCGTGGACAAGATCGTCGCTGACGCGTGTGATCCCTTCACCCGCGTCACTGATGACTATTTGATGAGCATCGGCAGCAACGAGTTCCCGCCGCTCGTCGAGGCTGTGACGCGCGAGCTTGCGAGGTTGTCGCTTGAGCTGAATGAATCGAAGGTGCGCCACTTTGTTACACGAGACGACGCAGGTCTCAGGCTATTTGATCGGGAAATCGAAGACTTGGTTATCGCGCTGCGCGACGACGGCGACCGAGGGGTGGAGCGGGTACGAGAAGCCTTCGAAACGGAGGCCCGCGCCGAGCTGCCGAACGAGTCTCGCCTGCGATGGTGCCTCAAAGTACTGTGCAATAGAGGCGATCCGTTCGCCCTGCGGCTCGTCGAAGAGTCGCCGACTATTGCCCGCATAGACCCGAAGGGGTTCGGAGCCTATTTTTCGAGGCTGGTCGGCGACAAAAAGATCGACCTTGACTGGCTGGTCTCGCTCGCCGTTCAGGACGCGACTCCGGGCTCGGCTGCGATACAGCTTCAGGCCCTGCTCGCCTGTTCAAAGGCGCGCATCTCGAAGGCGCTCGCGGTGCCCCTCGAAGAAGTTGCATTGCATTCTGGCGATTGGGTCCCACTCCGGTGCGCCTATGTCGAGGCGTGGGCCGCTAGCGAGGCAGGAAAACTCGGACATGCTGTCGAAGCCGCGATAGCTGTGGGAACACCCCAGCACAGAAGGGCTCTGATCCTCTCCGTTCGGCGATGGCGTCCCTCGACCAAAAGGACAGCAGGTCTGACCAAACTGCGCGCGGTAGCGCCTGAAGCGTTGCCTGCAATCGAGTGGAT